The following are encoded in a window of Prochlorococcus marinus str. MIT 1013 genomic DNA:
- a CDS encoding SpoIID/LytB domain-containing protein, with protein MSTSLKSNSRWTIVFIAIFFISPLKAIGAKEPLIRVLIGQENKARFRADGSKSIFVKGISSKQRPIKSINIIYSNGSANYSLNNNLNSWFELPKNFNLIIKNNHERGIWYKNRRYAGELRVSLNDNKLQIINYLKLEKYLKSVVGSEMPKEFPIAALQAQAIAARTYALKLLGKNQFFDIHSTQASQVYLGLEAETAKINRAVKSTSSLALFYKNELIEAVFHSSSGGRTENSGQVWKYQLPYLRSVVDYDQNSIKYRWTKEISSSELDQIFSGLGGLNSIQIIKKSNTDRVLKVRLYGPKGNENISGRTLRKKLKLLSNKFDLNLKFNQINQDDKMMKINYIYGKNKFNLDKKLDSDFAPYPLPVIPIDYFLLVKGYGAGHGVGMSQWGARAMAERGASFHKILKHYYTGVQIKTF; from the coding sequence GTGAGCACATCACTTAAAAGTAATTCAAGATGGACCATTGTTTTTATCGCTATATTTTTCATCTCTCCATTAAAGGCAATTGGTGCAAAAGAGCCATTAATACGTGTCTTAATTGGTCAAGAAAACAAGGCGAGATTTAGAGCGGATGGCTCCAAATCTATTTTTGTTAAAGGGATTTCTTCTAAACAAAGACCTATAAAATCTATAAATATAATTTACAGTAATGGTAGTGCTAACTATTCTCTAAATAACAATCTGAATTCATGGTTTGAATTACCTAAGAACTTTAATTTAATAATTAAAAATAATCATGAGCGTGGTATTTGGTATAAAAATAGAAGATATGCGGGAGAATTAAGAGTTTCATTAAATGATAATAAGTTGCAAATAATAAATTATTTAAAATTAGAAAAATATTTAAAAAGTGTTGTTGGTAGTGAAATGCCTAAAGAATTCCCAATTGCAGCACTTCAAGCTCAAGCAATTGCAGCTAGGACTTATGCTTTAAAACTTTTAGGTAAGAATCAATTTTTTGATATTCATTCAACTCAAGCCAGTCAAGTTTATTTAGGACTTGAAGCTGAAACGGCAAAAATAAATAGAGCAGTTAAAAGTACAAGTTCACTTGCTTTATTTTATAAAAATGAACTTATAGAGGCAGTTTTTCATAGTAGTTCTGGCGGTAGAACTGAGAATAGTGGTCAAGTCTGGAAGTATCAATTACCTTATCTAAGGAGTGTTGTTGATTATGATCAAAATAGTATAAAATATAGATGGACAAAAGAAATTAGTTCTTCAGAATTAGATCAAATATTTTCCGGTTTGGGCGGACTAAATAGTATTCAAATTATAAAAAAAAGTAATACTGATAGAGTCTTAAAGGTTAGACTTTACGGGCCCAAAGGGAATGAAAATATTTCTGGTAGAACTTTAAGAAAAAAATTAAAATTACTAAGTAATAAATTTGATTTAAATTTGAAATTTAATCAAATCAACCAAGATGATAAGATGATGAAAATTAATTATATTTATGGCAAAAATAAATTCAATTTAGATAAAAAATTAGATTCTGATTTTGCACCTTACCCTCTTCCAGTAATTCCAATAGATTATTTTTTATTAGTGAAAGGTTATGGCGCTGGACATGGAGTTGGAATGAGTCAATGGGGTGCTAGGGCTATGGCTGAGAGGGGAGCAAGTTTTCATAAGATCCTCAAACACTATTATACTGGAGTACAAATAAAGACTTTTTAA
- a CDS encoding ribonuclease Z, translating to MQVTFLGTSSGVPTLTRNVSAMVLKPPQRSDLWLFDCGEGTQHQFIRSNLKLSQIKKIFITHMHGDHVYGLPGLLASIGLAGSSSGIELYGPEPLKNFIDSCLFNSSSRLSYSLKFHKVENSAIQKEILFEDSDLEVKAAPLKHRIPSFAYRVDQKSRPGRFNIDKAKSQKIPPGPVYAALQRGEEVRLEDGRTFSGKEFCGPSRTGISLVYCTDTVYTESAIEISREADLLIHEATYAYQETEMAYQRGHSTATMAAQIAAKANVNQLILTHLSPRYTPGNETSPNDLLNEAKAIFPNTQLAKDFLQIDLKKRCNSS from the coding sequence TTGCAAGTAACTTTTTTAGGAACAAGCTCAGGAGTTCCAACACTAACTAGAAACGTATCAGCGATGGTACTAAAGCCTCCACAAAGATCAGATTTGTGGTTGTTTGATTGTGGCGAAGGTACTCAACATCAGTTCATACGAAGCAATCTTAAGTTATCTCAAATAAAAAAAATATTCATAACTCATATGCATGGTGATCATGTGTATGGCCTCCCAGGACTTCTAGCCAGTATTGGGTTGGCTGGAAGCAGCTCTGGCATTGAGCTTTATGGACCAGAACCTCTTAAAAATTTTATTGATTCTTGCTTATTCAACAGTTCAAGTAGATTATCTTACTCTTTAAAATTCCATAAAGTCGAAAATTCTGCTATTCAAAAAGAAATTTTATTTGAAGATTCCGATTTAGAAGTAAAAGCTGCTCCACTCAAGCATCGAATCCCATCTTTTGCCTACAGAGTGGATCAGAAATCTAGACCTGGCCGATTCAACATAGACAAAGCAAAATCACAAAAGATACCTCCTGGCCCTGTATATGCTGCACTCCAAAGAGGAGAGGAAGTGCGCTTAGAAGATGGACGTACTTTTTCTGGGAAAGAATTCTGCGGACCTTCTAGAACTGGCATTAGCTTGGTTTACTGCACAGATACTGTTTATACAGAATCCGCAATAGAAATTTCGAGAGAAGCCGATCTATTAATTCATGAAGCTACATATGCTTATCAAGAAACCGAGATGGCTTATCAACGCGGTCATTCAACTGCCACCATGGCGGCACAAATTGCTGCAAAAGCGAACGTAAATCAATTAATTTTGACTCATTTGAGCCCGAGATATACCCCTGGGAATGAAACAAGTCCTAATGATTTGCTTAATGAAGCAAAAGCAATATTTCCAAATACCCAGTTGGCGAAAGACTTTTTACAAATTGACCTAAAAAAACGCTGCAACAGTTCTTGA